One Pectinophora gossypiella chromosome 21, ilPecGoss1.1, whole genome shotgun sequence genomic region harbors:
- the LOC126376578 gene encoding trifunctional enzyme subunit beta, mitochondrial, producing MASHVAKSMMKASHVGTTIKFDTARRALSVGAALHQKKTLPDRTGKNVVLVDGVRTPFLVSFTDYQKMMPHELARHSLLGLLQKTGIDKELIDYIVYGTVIQEVKTSNIGREAALAAGFSDHTPAHTVTMACISSNQAITTGVGMIAAGAYDIIVAGGVEFMSDVPIRHSRKMRSLLLKLNRAKTPQQRLALLATFRPDFLAPELPAVAEFSSGETMGHSADRLAAAFGASRQEQDDYALRSHKNAADAQQKGYFTDLIPVKVEGKDGVVDKDNGIRVSQPEQLAKLKPAFIKPHGTVTAANASFLTDGASACLVMSEAKAKELGFKPKAYLRDFTYVAQDPVDQLLLGPAYGIPKILDKAGLKMSDIDTWEIHEAFAGQILANLKALDSDWFAQTYLKRQGKVGSPDMAKWNAWGGSLSIGHPFAATGVRLAMHTANRLVREDGQIGLISACAAGGQGVAMLLERHPDATPN from the exons ATGGCATCACACGTCGCTAAATCCATGATGAAAGCGTCTCATGTTGGGACCACCATCAAATTCG acaCGGCCCGGCGCGCGCTGAGCGTGGGCGCGGCCCTGCACCAGAAGAAGACCCTCCCAGACCGCACCGGCAAGAATGTCGTGCTGGTGGACGGGGTCCGCACGCCCTTCCTCGTCTCCTTCACCGACTACCAGAAGATGATGCCCCATGAGCTCGCCAGGCACTCACTGCT CGGCCTCCTCCAGAAGACGGGCATAGACAAGGAGCTGATCGACTACATAGTCTACGGGACGGTCATCCAAGAAGTCAAAACTTCCAACATCGGCCGCGAGGCGGCGCTGGCGGCTGGCTTCAGCGATCACACTCCTGCGCATACCGTCACCATGGCCTGTATCTCTTCGAACCAGGCGATCACCACAG GCGTGGGTATGATAGCAGCAGGTGCCTACGACATCATAGTCGCTGGCGGCGTGGAGTTCATGTCAGACGTGCCCATCCGGCACTCGAGGAAGATGCGGTCCTTGCTGCTCAAGCTGAACCGCGCCAAGACGCCACAACAACGGCTCGCACTGTTGGCCACCTTCCGCCCAGACTTCCTCGCGCCTGAA TTGCCAGCAGTAGCTGAGTTCTCGTCGGGCGAGACTATGGGCCACAGCGCGGACCGGCTCGCCGCCGCCTTCGGGGCCTCGCGCCAGGAGCAAGACGACTACGCGCTGCGCTCGCACAAGAACGCTGCGGACGCGCAGCAGAAGGGATACTTCACTGATCTTATCCCTGTCAAAg TGGAAGGCAAGGATGGCGTGGTGGACAAGGACAACGGTATTCGCGTGTCGCAGCCCGAGCAGCTCGCCAAGCTGAAGCCGGCCTTCATCAAACCCCACGGCACCGTTACTGCTGCCAACGCTTCATTCTTG ACTGACGGCGCTTCAGCTTGTCTGGTGATGTCGGAGGCGAAGGCCAAGGAGCTGGGCTTCAAGCCGAAGGCGTATCTGCGTGACTTCACATACGTCGCTCAG GACCCCGTGGACCAGCTGCTGCTGGGCCCGGCGTACGGCATCCCCAAGATCCTGGACAAAGCCGGGCTCAAGATGAGCGACATCGACACCTGGGAGATACACGAGGCCTTCGCT GGCCAAATCCTCGCTAACCTGAAAGCTCTGGACTCCGACTGGTTCGCCCAGACTTACTTGAAGCGCCAAGGAAAG GTGGGTTCCCCGGACATGGCCAAGTGGAACGCCTGGGGCGGCTCGCTCTCTATCGGACATCCCTTCGCCGCTACCGGG GTCCGCCTGGCCATGCACACGGCCAACCGCCTGGTGCGTGAGGACGGCCAGATCGGGCTGATCTCGGCCTGCGCCGCCGGCGGGCAGGGCGTCGCCATGCTGCTGGAGCGAC